Proteins encoded within one genomic window of Streptomyces sp. NBC_01314:
- a CDS encoding putative Ig domain-containing protein, with the protein MSETQGSGLSRRILLQAAGATAAAYSLLGTATGTASAADGPKADRLVVYPVPAGLPLNQSFSVKARTPGGAWQSVPVLRARTKTINEKTGSGIVRSSSVASLDFRGTVEVQVTSSKGAVPSARIRPLSYDIAHEADGDTVTFRLTEPRNLSIEIGDADGGAFDLYDNLQLHANPIEKWRPEEDDPDVIYFGPGMHTVTDNVVKVPSGKTVYLAGGAVLKARVEFSHVENARLLGRGIIYDSDAATLVAFSRNIEIDGILALNPKTGYSCTIGQSQQVTVRNLHSYSYGQWGDGIDVFSSEDVLIEGVFMRNSDDCIAIYAHRWDYYGDCRNVTVRNSTLWADVAHPVNMGTHGNPEQPEVIENIVFSDIDVLQHREPQVLYQGCFALNPGDSNLIRNVRIQDVRVEDFTWGQLLNMRVMANRYNATPGRGIEDVYVRDLTYDGTHASLAVLTGYDADRSIKNLTFQNLTVNGTVVHDRMKKPGWYLTTDMVPMFANEHVQNLRFLDADTAAATTAPEITSAGEVTATRKRILNHLVTATGLPTSFAAEGLPRGLSIDTRTGLISGVPTRPGSCEVTVSATNSAGTATRSVKFTVRHP; encoded by the coding sequence ATGTCCGAGACCCAGGGCTCCGGTCTGTCCCGGCGCATCCTTCTCCAGGCCGCCGGCGCCACGGCCGCCGCGTACTCCCTGCTGGGAACGGCCACCGGTACCGCGAGCGCGGCCGACGGACCGAAGGCCGACCGGCTCGTGGTGTACCCCGTCCCGGCCGGGCTCCCGCTGAACCAGAGCTTCTCCGTCAAGGCCCGTACGCCCGGCGGAGCATGGCAGTCGGTGCCCGTGCTGCGGGCCCGGACCAAGACCATCAACGAGAAGACCGGCTCCGGCATCGTCCGCAGCTCCTCGGTCGCGAGCCTCGACTTCCGAGGCACCGTGGAGGTCCAGGTCACCTCCTCGAAGGGTGCCGTCCCCTCGGCGCGGATCCGCCCGCTGTCGTACGACATCGCGCACGAGGCCGACGGCGACACCGTCACCTTCCGCCTCACCGAGCCGCGCAACCTCTCCATCGAGATCGGCGACGCCGACGGCGGCGCGTTCGACCTGTACGACAACCTCCAGCTGCACGCCAACCCGATCGAGAAGTGGCGGCCCGAGGAGGACGATCCTGACGTCATCTACTTCGGACCCGGCATGCACACCGTCACCGACAACGTGGTGAAGGTGCCCAGCGGGAAGACGGTGTACCTGGCCGGCGGCGCGGTGCTCAAGGCGCGGGTGGAGTTCAGCCACGTGGAGAACGCCAGGCTGCTCGGCCGGGGCATCATCTACGACTCGGACGCCGCGACCCTGGTGGCGTTCTCCAGGAACATCGAGATCGACGGCATCCTCGCCCTCAACCCCAAGACCGGCTACTCCTGCACCATCGGCCAGTCGCAGCAGGTCACCGTCCGCAACCTGCACTCCTACAGCTACGGCCAGTGGGGCGACGGCATCGACGTGTTCAGCAGCGAGGACGTGCTGATCGAGGGCGTCTTCATGCGCAACAGCGACGACTGCATCGCCATCTACGCCCACCGCTGGGACTACTACGGCGACTGCCGCAACGTCACCGTCCGCAACTCCACCCTGTGGGCCGACGTCGCCCACCCGGTGAACATGGGCACCCACGGCAACCCCGAGCAGCCCGAGGTCATCGAGAACATCGTCTTCAGCGACATCGACGTCCTCCAGCACCGCGAACCGCAGGTTCTCTACCAGGGCTGCTTCGCCCTCAACCCCGGCGACAGCAACCTCATCCGGAACGTCCGCATCCAGGACGTCCGGGTGGAGGACTTCACCTGGGGCCAGCTGCTCAACATGCGCGTGATGGCCAACCGGTACAACGCCACCCCGGGCCGAGGCATCGAGGACGTGTACGTCCGCGACCTGACGTACGACGGCACGCACGCCTCCCTGGCCGTCCTGACCGGCTACGACGCGGACCGGTCCATCAAGAACCTGACCTTCCAGAACCTGACGGTCAACGGCACGGTCGTCCACGACAGGATGAAGAAGCCCGGCTGGTATCTGACGACCGACATGGTCCCGATGTTCGCCAACGAGCACGTCCAGAACCTCCGCTTCCTGGACGCCGACACGGCCGCCGCCACCACGGCCCCGGAGATCACCAGCGCGGGCGAGGTCACGGCCACGAGGAAGCGGATCCTCAACCACCTCGTGACGGCGACCGGACTCCCCACGTCGTTCGCCGCCGAGGGCCTGCCCAGGGGCCTGAGCATCGACACGAGGACGGGCCTGATCTCCGGCGTCCCGACCCGTCCCGGCTCCTGCGAAGTCACCGTCTCGGCCACCAACAGCGCCGGTACGGCCACCCGGTCCGTCAAGTTCACCGTGCGGCACCCGTAG